In Misgurnus anguillicaudatus unplaced genomic scaffold, ASM2758022v2 HiC_scaffold_31, whole genome shotgun sequence, a single window of DNA contains:
- the LOC141362952 gene encoding uncharacterized protein, whose amino-acid sequence MVANGVFGSEFVSVMEGDAVTLSVSLTESQIKEGIAWKFGLKDVRIAGVMREDNDVRLFDDKPDGRFRDRLKLNKHSGSLTITDTSITHTGLYKIFNTKTNTKLKTFNITVYARLPVPVISKDSSQSPSSRKSRKNYHEYEESSKCVLLCSVLNVRDVSLSWYKGNSSLSSISVSDQSSISLHLEVDYQDNNTYSCVLNNNIVNQTQYFNINEVCQSCSAFCCCGSTEAVIRLVASALVGVATVAVLVYDIRTG is encoded by the exons GTGTGTTTGGCAGTGAGTttgtgtcagtgatggagggagatgcTGTTACTTTATCTGTCAGTCTCACTGAATCACAGATTAAAGAGGGAATCGCCTGGAAATTTGGACTCAAAGATGTTCGTATAGCTGGAGTCATGAGAGAGGACAATGATGTCAGATTATTTGATGATAAACCtgatgggagattcagagacaggttgaagttaaacaaacacagtGGATCTCTGACCATCACAGACACCAGCATCACACACACTGGACTTTATAAAATATTCAACACAAAGACAAACACCAAACTCAAAACATTCAACAttactgtctatg CTCGTCTGCCTGTTCCTGTCATCAGCAAAGATTCTTCACAAAGTCCATCATCAagaaaatcaagaaaaaattaccatgaatatgaagaaagctcaaaatgtgtgttgttgtgttcagtgttgaatgtgagagatgtgagtctgtcctggtataAAGGAAACAGTTCATTGTCCAGCATCAGTGTATCTGATCAAAGCAGCATCTCTTTACATCTGGAGGTGGATTATCAGGATAACAACACATACAGCTGTGTACTCAACAATAACATTGTGAATCAGACTCAATATTTCAACATCAATGAAGTCTGTCAGTCGTGTTCGG CCTTCTGCTGTTGTGGTTCTACTGAAGCTGTGATCCGATTGGTCGCCTCTGCTCTGGTGGGCGTGGCTACTGTTGCTGTCTTGGTTTATGACATCAGAACCGGATGA